A genomic window from Balaenoptera acutorostrata chromosome 20, mBalAcu1.1, whole genome shotgun sequence includes:
- the GH1 gene encoding somatotropin, translated as MLLAFALLCLPWTQEVGAFPAMPLSSLFANAVLRAQHLHQLAADTYKEFERAYIPEGQRYSIQNAQAAFCFSETIPAPTGKDEAQQRSDVELLRFSLLLIQSWLGPVQFLSRVFTNSLVFGTSDRVYEKLKDLEEGIQALMRELEDGSPRAGQILKQTYDKFDTNMRSDDALLKNYGLLSCFKKDLHKAETYLRVMKCRRFVESSCAF; from the exons ATGCTCCTGGCTTTCGCCCTGCTCTGCCTGCCCTGGACTCAGGAGGTGGGCGCCTTCCCAGCCATGCCCCTGTCCAGCCTGTTTGCCAACGCTGTGCTCCGGGCCCAGCACCTGCACCAACTGGCGGCTGACACCTACAAAGAGTTT GAGCGAGCCTACATCCCAGAGGGACAGAGATACTCCATCCAGAACGCCCAGGCTGCCTTCTGCTTCTCGGAGACCATCCCGGCCCCCACAGGCAAGGACGAGGCCCAGCAGAGATCG GACGTGGAGCTGCTCCGTTTCTCGCTGCTGCTCATCCAGTCGTGGCTCGGGCCCGTGCAGTTCCTCAGCAGGGTCTTCACCAACAGCCTGGTGTTTGGCACCTCGGACCGCGTCTATGAGAAGCTGAAGGACCTGGAGGAGGGCATCCAGGCCCTGATGCGG GAGCTGGAAGATGGCAGCCCCCGGGCTGGGCAGATCCTCAAGCAGACCTACGACAAATTTGACACAAACATGCGCAGTGATGACGCGCTGCTCAAGAACTACGGGCTGCTCTCCTGCTTCAAGAAGGACCTGCACAAGGCTGAGACGTACCTGCGGGTCATGAAGTGTCGCCGCTTCGTGGAGAGCAGCTGTGCCTTCTAG